In Desulfuribacillus alkaliarsenatis, the following proteins share a genomic window:
- a CDS encoding RCKP-type rubredoxin-like domain-containing protein produces the protein MAIWKCSKCGFTKDSRCRPGKCPECGAAKDDFKKDE, from the coding sequence ATGGCAATTTGGAAGTGTAGTAAATGTGGTTTTACGAAAGACAGCAGATGCAGACCAGGTAAGTGTCCTGAGTGCGGAGCAGCAAAAGACGATTTCAAAAAAGATGAGTAA
- a CDS encoding D-alanyl-D-alanine carboxypeptidase family protein, with the protein MNILKHNHRRLKYYGIYSLSHNKWIRKKNINKAIYPASITKLFTALIVLNQCKLSDKIKVSKTIEAPQLRADLKLNMNYTIETLLQAMLIRSANDAANLLQEYIENKTEQRWTVITKKHCNDYGLNQSSFVNPSGLHKDNHYSTVNDLVTLGKLVYQKKTLMNILKMPRCKLLTSLRYNPVIFNNTNPFINKYGVIAGKTGFTPKAGKCFLFYFKKQDALYLAVMANTDKDKFRQNVVKIIKSV; encoded by the coding sequence ATGAATATATTAAAGCACAATCATAGAAGGTTAAAATACTATGGGATATATTCATTATCACATAATAAATGGATTCGTAAAAAAAACATAAATAAGGCTATATATCCTGCAAGCATTACTAAGTTATTTACTGCTTTAATAGTACTCAATCAGTGTAAGTTATCAGACAAAATAAAGGTAAGTAAGACGATAGAGGCACCACAATTACGAGCTGATCTCAAATTAAATATGAACTATACGATTGAAACTTTATTGCAAGCTATGCTTATTAGAAGTGCAAATGATGCCGCAAACCTTTTGCAAGAATATATTGAAAATAAGACAGAACAAAGGTGGACGGTAATAACAAAAAAACACTGTAATGATTATGGACTTAATCAAAGTAGCTTTGTTAATCCAAGTGGACTGCATAAAGACAATCATTATTCAACAGTAAATGACTTAGTTACTTTAGGTAAATTAGTGTATCAAAAAAAGACATTAATGAATATATTAAAAATGCCTAGATGTAAGCTATTAACATCTCTTAGATATAATCCAGTTATCTTTAATAACACTAACCCCTTTATTAATAAATATGGAGTGATAGCTGGAAAAACCGGCTTCACTCCAAAGGCTGGAAAGTGCTTCCTATTTTATTTCAAAAAACAGGACGCTTTATATTTAGCTGTTATGGCTAATACTGACAAAGATAAATTCAGGCAAAACGTTGTAAAAATTATTAAATCCGTTTAA
- a CDS encoding SH3 domain-containing protein: MSLKQKFITIILSTALIFSSVSLVPMLATEAEAVSITRQQAIERYHNFQDSYNRQEVPIIRAFEQQYDGSLAHQVVARAIWYMEHGYMIYNFAGGYPTNGLIDCSNFTQLVYRDFGINITSRSRDYDKVGTRVPGVSSTRVGTSSSGQALYGIKGIENLRPGDILTYWAGTETNKYISHVAIYMGVINGKPAIINTVSNRPTAIGIVNNFSYWYGEKFLEARRILPNDAWNPAAAHRYTDSGPVIPTNYYLPPQRPIVMPSNQVLNNNEGSSNNGNTPSITGQVQVTGNTVNLRSGPGTNFSIVAVARNGEVLNVTGKSGSWFNIRMSNGSTGFIADWLVRDYSSSSNNTNTSNDSSSSQVLVSTVTGHVVNVRATASTSGNILGVVRNGNEVVVKRQLNGWYEIDFNGQSGYVASFLLSNPVTKTVTTSTSTATVSGNIVNVRSGAGTNHSIIAVVRRGDTVEVLGQSNGWTQVKIGNNTGFISSNLLSF, encoded by the coding sequence ATGAGTTTAAAACAAAAATTTATTACTATCATCTTGTCAACTGCTTTAATATTTTCTTCAGTTTCTCTGGTACCTATGCTTGCAACAGAGGCTGAAGCTGTTAGTATTACCAGACAGCAAGCGATAGAAAGGTATCATAACTTCCAAGATAGTTATAATAGGCAGGAAGTACCGATTATAAGAGCATTTGAGCAACAATACGATGGAAGTTTAGCTCATCAAGTTGTTGCACGAGCAATCTGGTATATGGAACATGGTTATATGATTTATAATTTTGCTGGTGGATATCCCACTAACGGTTTAATCGACTGTTCTAACTTTACCCAGCTTGTGTATCGTGATTTTGGTATTAATATTACCTCACGCTCAAGGGATTATGACAAGGTTGGAACTAGAGTACCAGGTGTATCCTCTACTAGAGTTGGTACAAGCTCTTCAGGACAAGCTTTATACGGTATTAAAGGTATAGAAAACTTACGTCCTGGTGATATACTAACGTATTGGGCTGGTACAGAAACCAACAAGTATATTTCCCACGTAGCTATATATATGGGAGTTATTAATGGAAAACCAGCAATTATAAACACAGTAAGTAACAGACCAACAGCTATAGGAATAGTGAATAATTTCTCATATTGGTATGGGGAGAAATTCTTAGAAGCACGTCGAATTCTTCCAAATGACGCATGGAACCCAGCGGCAGCCCATAGATATACCGATAGCGGTCCTGTAATTCCTACTAATTATTATTTACCACCTCAAAGACCAATTGTTATGCCGAGTAATCAGGTGTTAAATAATAATGAAGGCAGCTCGAACAATGGAAATACTCCTTCTATTACAGGACAAGTACAAGTCACAGGAAATACTGTTAACTTACGTTCAGGACCTGGAACTAATTTTTCTATTGTTGCTGTTGCCAGAAATGGTGAAGTATTAAATGTAACAGGAAAATCAGGAAGCTGGTTTAATATCAGAATGTCTAATGGTAGCACTGGATTTATAGCAGATTGGCTAGTAAGAGATTACTCATCTAGCTCTAATAACACTAACACTAGTAACGATTCTAGCTCCTCTCAAGTTCTAGTTAGTACGGTAACTGGTCACGTTGTTAATGTACGAGCTACTGCTTCAACTAGTGGCAATATCTTAGGTGTCGTACGAAATGGTAATGAAGTTGTCGTTAAAAGACAGCTAAATGGTTGGTACGAGATTGATTTTAATGGACAATCAGGCTATGTTGCTAGCTTCCTTCTATCCAACCCAGTGACGAAAACAGTTACAACTTCTACATCTACTGCAACCGTTTCTGGAAATATCGTAAATGTTAGAAGCGGAGCAGGAACTAATCATAGTATTATAGCTGTAGTCCGTAGGGGTGACACTGTTGAAGTCCTAGGTCAAAGTAATGGATGGACGCAAGTGAAAATTGGAAATAACACAGGTTTTATTTCTAGTAATTTACTATCTTTTTAA
- a CDS encoding RNA polymerase sigma factor: MNDSQIIQLINEGNQEYYGELIQRHEQKILVFIHYMLKNNSSMEVLAEDLCQETFIKAYKNLNSFRDKEATFTTWLYTIARNTVLSELRKSKNKGQYLEDINIIPKTEADELPEYKLLKNERIHLVREAINTLPETQRMAIILREYEQLDYKQIGEIMDCSVSAVKSLIFRGRSAIKSKLEKYIISGSE, encoded by the coding sequence ATGAATGACTCCCAGATAATTCAGTTAATCAATGAAGGCAATCAAGAATATTATGGAGAATTAATCCAAAGACATGAACAGAAGATACTAGTCTTTATACATTACATGTTGAAAAATAATTCTTCAATGGAAGTATTAGCTGAAGATTTATGTCAAGAGACATTTATTAAAGCATACAAAAATCTTAATAGTTTTCGCGATAAAGAAGCAACATTTACTACTTGGTTATATACGATTGCTAGAAATACCGTTTTAAGTGAATTAAGAAAATCCAAAAATAAAGGTCAATATTTAGAGGATATAAACATTATTCCTAAAACGGAAGCAGACGAATTACCTGAGTATAAATTACTTAAAAACGAGCGTATTCATCTTGTTAGAGAAGCGATTAACACCTTGCCAGAGACTCAGAGGATGGCTATAATTCTGCGTGAATATGAACAGCTCGATTATAAGCAGATAGGCGAAATTATGGATTGTTCAGTCAGTGCAGTAAAATCGTTAATATTTCGTGGTAGGTCAGCAATAAAAAGCAAACTCGAGAAGTATATAATTTCGGGTTCAGAATAA
- a CDS encoding glycerate kinase yields the protein MKIVVAPDSFKGSLSAFEFCNIVEEVAIKHFPMLTIVKVPLADGGEGTVDSLIQGGNGQFQYAEVNDPLFRKIEAKYGILEDKKTAVMEIAEASGLHKISKAEQNPMITSTYGTGEMIKHALDQGCRNFIIGIGGSATNDCGIGLIQALGAEVLNKNNKQVAPGGEGLLEAVKIDLDNFDKRIEESTFTIACDVNNPLTGKTGAAYVFSPQKGATPAMVEELDKGLKNYAKVIHNTIGIDIENVPGAGAAGGLGACFSAFFNGQLKSGIEIVLKTTALEEKLKSADIVITGEGKIDTQTAYGKTPSGVAKLARKHHVPVIGICGILEADSEAIKEIELDAAFSIMNRPCIVEEAISDAKTNLESLIYNIFNILTINKK from the coding sequence GTGAAGATTGTAGTAGCTCCAGATTCGTTTAAAGGTAGTTTATCAGCTTTTGAGTTTTGTAATATTGTAGAGGAAGTTGCAATAAAACACTTTCCTATGCTTACCATCGTAAAGGTTCCTTTGGCAGATGGGGGAGAGGGCACAGTAGATAGTTTAATTCAAGGTGGGAATGGACAATTTCAATATGCAGAAGTAAATGATCCTTTATTTAGAAAAATAGAAGCTAAATATGGCATTCTAGAAGACAAAAAAACTGCTGTTATGGAGATTGCAGAGGCTTCAGGGCTACATAAGATTAGTAAAGCAGAGCAAAACCCGATGATTACATCAACCTATGGTACTGGCGAAATGATTAAGCATGCATTAGATCAAGGATGTAGAAATTTTATTATTGGAATAGGCGGAAGCGCTACTAACGATTGTGGCATAGGACTAATTCAAGCTCTTGGTGCAGAAGTATTGAATAAGAATAATAAGCAAGTCGCTCCAGGTGGAGAGGGTCTTTTAGAGGCTGTAAAGATAGATCTTGATAACTTTGATAAAAGAATAGAAGAATCTACATTTACAATTGCATGTGATGTAAATAACCCGTTGACAGGGAAAACTGGAGCTGCTTATGTATTTTCTCCCCAAAAAGGTGCAACTCCAGCAATGGTAGAAGAGCTAGATAAAGGCTTGAAAAATTATGCGAAAGTAATTCACAACACCATCGGTATAGATATAGAAAATGTACCAGGAGCAGGAGCAGCTGGTGGGTTAGGTGCGTGTTTTAGTGCATTTTTTAATGGTCAGCTAAAGTCTGGTATTGAAATTGTATTAAAAACCACAGCATTAGAGGAAAAATTAAAATCAGCTGATATTGTAATAACTGGAGAAGGTAAGATAGATACTCAAACAGCATATGGTAAAACACCGAGTGGTGTAGCAAAATTAGCAAGGAAACATCATGTTCCTGTCATTGGAATATGTGGTATTCTCGAAGCTGATTCTGAAGCTATCAAGGAAATTGAACTAGATGCTGCTTTTTCAATTATGAATAGGCCTTGTATTGTAGAAGAAGCGATATCAGATGCTAAAACAAATCTTGAGTCTTTAATTTACAATATATTTAATATTTTAACTATAAACAAGAAATAA
- a CDS encoding sodium-dependent transporter: MAREQWTSNLGFILAAAGSAVGLGNIWRFSYVVGTEGGAAFVLIYLVTIFLIGYPLLTTEIALGRKTQKNPVGAFKALAPNSPWWLVGAMGVLAGFVILSFYSIVAGWSLAYVFKALGGFNAGDDFTGMFVGHITSVWPPIIWHAVFMALTIGIIASGVVNGIQRATKILMPVLFLLLIVLVVRGLTLEGAGAGVAFFLTPNLGDVTGETFLRAVGQSFFTLSLGMGALITYGSYLKREDNISDSAGWVVGLDTGVAIIAGFAIFPAVFALGFDPASGAGLAFMTLPAVFAAMPAGTIFGFMFFLLLSVAALTSAISLLEVVVAWVVDEKGWTRKQAALTIGGIIFLTGLPPTLGMSLWSNVTFLGMDILDTYDFFASDILLPLGGLLTAIFAAHVWKTKNAVEEINSPKGTIVFGNWYTILVGYIIPISVAVVMVWGLYTKLFS; the protein is encoded by the coding sequence ATGGCACGTGAGCAGTGGACGTCGAATTTAGGCTTTATCCTAGCTGCCGCTGGTTCTGCTGTAGGTCTTGGAAACATTTGGCGTTTCTCCTATGTTGTAGGTACCGAAGGTGGAGCTGCATTTGTACTTATTTATTTAGTAACTATCTTTTTAATTGGTTATCCTCTGTTAACGACTGAAATTGCACTTGGTCGTAAAACACAGAAAAACCCAGTGGGTGCTTTCAAAGCACTTGCACCTAACTCACCTTGGTGGTTAGTTGGAGCAATGGGAGTTTTAGCAGGATTTGTAATCCTATCATTCTACTCTATCGTTGCAGGTTGGTCTTTGGCTTATGTATTTAAAGCACTAGGTGGTTTTAATGCTGGTGATGACTTTACTGGTATGTTTGTAGGTCATATTACAAGTGTATGGCCACCAATCATTTGGCACGCAGTATTTATGGCATTAACTATTGGGATTATTGCTTCTGGAGTTGTTAACGGAATCCAACGCGCAACTAAAATCCTAATGCCAGTTTTATTCCTTTTATTAATTGTATTAGTAGTAAGAGGTTTAACATTAGAAGGAGCTGGAGCTGGTGTAGCATTCTTCTTAACGCCTAATTTAGGTGATGTAACTGGTGAAACCTTCCTAAGAGCAGTTGGTCAATCATTCTTTACTTTAAGTTTAGGTATGGGTGCTCTTATTACTTATGGTAGTTACTTAAAGCGTGAAGATAATATCTCTGATAGCGCTGGTTGGGTAGTAGGATTAGACACAGGGGTTGCAATCATTGCAGGTTTCGCAATCTTCCCTGCTGTATTTGCATTAGGCTTTGACCCTGCAAGTGGTGCTGGTCTTGCATTTATGACTTTACCTGCAGTATTTGCTGCAATGCCAGCTGGTACAATCTTTGGCTTTATGTTCTTCCTATTATTAAGTGTTGCAGCATTAACTTCAGCAATTTCTCTATTAGAGGTTGTAGTAGCTTGGGTTGTTGACGAAAAAGGTTGGACTCGTAAGCAGGCTGCTTTAACAATTGGTGGAATTATCTTCTTAACTGGTTTACCACCAACTCTAGGTATGAGTTTATGGAGTAATGTTACATTCTTAGGAATGGATATCTTAGATACTTACGATTTCTTTGCAAGTGATATTTTACTTCCACTAGGTGGTTTATTAACAGCAATCTTTGCTGCCCATGTATGGAAGACTAAGAACGCAGTTGAAGAAATTAACTCTCCAAAGGGAACTATCGTATTTGGAAACTGGTATACTATACTTGTAGGATACATTATTCCAATCTCTGTAGCAGTAGTTATGGTTTGGGGTCTATACACTAAGTTGTTTAGCTAA
- a CDS encoding UDP-N-acetylmuramoyl-tripeptide--D-alanyl-D-alanine ligase, with amino-acid sequence MNIGEFIQVTKGFTKAPHNRHIQSIVYNDSRFVRPNDFFWVRDQKGFNNRVATAIKKGAIGIIAANNLRGKIKEQKNISYIYVDRSMVFKYAQYNRNLIKVPVVGVTGSAGKTTVKNMITQILRSQGKVMSTYATMNAVYSAPYNTMKLNSSHKYGVFEMGMKGLGQIRIMGSYYQPTIGIITNIGDAHIGKLGNSVNNIIKAKQEIIGTIRKNGYLILNADNQYTSKLNLSGFKGKKILYFGIKNNADIKASKIRYKARSTSFKVTYLGKTYDFTVAAIGEHNVYNALAAIAAAFILNVPYPNIKSKLATFRNAGMRTQILKGINNSTIISDAFNANPTAAIEGIRSLKLISNKNPAFAVIGNMGELGSHTVDGHKKVGRKAADLGVNVIGVGTFGQHVVAGAKQSKNNIIAQHLPDKKSAYNYLKKVLKPNVHAYFKASRTFKMETLIRQLKYKKA; translated from the coding sequence ATGAATATTGGAGAATTTATTCAAGTAACAAAGGGTTTTACTAAAGCCCCTCACAATCGACATATTCAATCTATCGTATATAATGATTCACGTTTTGTAAGACCTAATGATTTTTTTTGGGTTCGTGACCAAAAAGGTTTCAATAACCGTGTTGCTACAGCGATAAAAAAAGGTGCAATAGGCATTATTGCTGCAAACAATCTTCGAGGGAAAATTAAAGAACAAAAAAATATAAGTTATATTTATGTTGATAGATCAATGGTTTTTAAATATGCGCAATATAATAGAAACCTTATTAAAGTACCTGTAGTTGGCGTTACAGGTAGTGCTGGTAAAACGACAGTAAAAAATATGATAACACAGATTCTCCGTTCACAAGGTAAGGTTATGAGTACCTATGCTACTATGAATGCTGTTTATTCAGCTCCCTACAATACTATGAAATTAAATTCTAGCCATAAGTATGGTGTATTTGAAATGGGAATGAAAGGATTAGGGCAAATACGAATCATGGGTTCATATTATCAGCCTACAATCGGCATTATTACTAATATAGGTGATGCTCACATAGGTAAGTTAGGTAATTCAGTAAATAATATTATTAAAGCTAAACAAGAGATTATAGGAACTATTAGAAAGAACGGTTATTTAATACTCAATGCTGATAACCAATATACTAGTAAGCTTAATCTATCAGGTTTTAAAGGCAAAAAAATATTATATTTCGGAATAAAAAATAATGCTGATATTAAAGCATCTAAAATCCGTTATAAAGCCCGTTCTACATCGTTTAAGGTGACCTATCTTGGTAAAACATATGATTTCACTGTAGCCGCTATAGGTGAGCATAATGTCTATAACGCTTTAGCTGCTATTGCTGCTGCCTTTATATTGAATGTGCCATATCCTAATATCAAATCTAAGCTTGCAACGTTTAGAAACGCAGGAATGAGAACTCAAATACTAAAGGGCATCAACAATTCTACAATCATTAGTGACGCTTTTAATGCTAATCCTACAGCTGCAATCGAAGGGATTCGGTCGCTAAAGTTAATTTCTAACAAAAACCCTGCATTTGCAGTTATTGGTAACATGGGTGAGCTTGGCTCTCACACTGTCGATGGTCATAAAAAGGTTGGTAGAAAAGCTGCGGATTTAGGAGTCAATGTTATTGGTGTCGGTACTTTTGGGCAGCATGTTGTAGCTGGTGCAAAACAGTCCAAGAATAATATAATAGCTCAGCATCTCCCAGATAAAAAATCTGCATACAACTATTTGAAAAAGGTATTAAAACCTAACGTGCACGCCTACTTTAAAGCGTCTAGAACATTTAAAATGGAAACTTTAATTAGACAATTAAAATATAAGAAAGCGTAG
- a CDS encoding anti-sigma factor family protein, with the protein MNCQQVQSMLLDFIDCQLNVSDEQLVKEHISVCEECKAKYLDWKQTLTHIKDTKALVYSEPNCASIKNDVMRRIEVFEGQKRVFKRNINVWNRLASIAAVFAIMFIGYAGYNQSITPEQPSTMLAIEQQMNTDESQEKKGDVVRIASNDDTTIATNTSLKTVAPYSLGGIFLGIGAASIVMRRKLEKQLQDILK; encoded by the coding sequence ATGAATTGTCAACAAGTGCAGTCAATGCTCTTAGATTTCATTGACTGCCAGCTAAATGTTAGTGATGAACAATTAGTTAAAGAGCATATTAGCGTGTGTGAAGAATGTAAAGCTAAATATCTGGATTGGAAACAAACACTTACACACATTAAGGATACTAAAGCGCTAGTATACAGTGAACCTAACTGTGCTTCTATAAAAAATGACGTAATGAGACGAATAGAAGTATTTGAAGGTCAAAAAAGAGTATTTAAGAGAAATATTAACGTTTGGAATCGCTTAGCTAGTATAGCTGCTGTGTTTGCAATTATGTTTATAGGGTATGCAGGCTATAATCAATCGATAACACCCGAACAACCAAGCACAATGTTAGCTATCGAACAACAAATGAATACTGATGAGTCTCAGGAGAAAAAAGGAGACGTAGTTAGAATAGCAAGTAATGATGATACTACTATTGCAACGAACACTTCTCTAAAGACAGTAGCACCTTACTCATTAGGTGGTATCTTCCTTGGAATTGGAGCAGCATCGATTGTAATGAGAAGAAAATTAGAAAAGCAACTGCAAGATATATTAAAATAA